One window of Enterobacter sp. RHBSTW-00175 genomic DNA carries:
- a CDS encoding urea amidolyase associated protein UAAP2: MTVASEKHAQHASFRHVIPAGEPYLFEVKKGQTLRLLDLEGNQAVDTLFYNADSPRERYDAQRTLRRQNNAYLTTGSVLYSNLGNPLLTIVADTCGRHDTLGGACAQESNTVRYSLDKRHMHSCRDNFLCACLHDGRLQKRDIGANINFFMNVPVTPQGGLTFEDGISAPGKYVELRAECNVIVLISNCPQLNNPCNGWNPTPAEVLVWN; this comes from the coding sequence ATGACCGTTGCCAGCGAAAAACACGCCCAACACGCCAGCTTCCGCCATGTGATCCCGGCGGGCGAACCTTACCTGTTCGAAGTGAAAAAAGGGCAGACCCTGCGCCTGCTTGACCTGGAAGGTAACCAGGCCGTCGACACGCTGTTTTATAACGCCGATAGCCCGCGCGAACGCTACGATGCCCAGCGCACACTGCGCCGCCAGAATAATGCCTACCTCACCACCGGCAGCGTACTGTACTCCAACCTTGGTAACCCGCTGCTGACTATCGTTGCCGATACCTGCGGACGCCACGATACCCTCGGGGGGGCCTGCGCTCAGGAAAGTAACACCGTGCGTTATTCCCTCGATAAACGCCATATGCACAGCTGTCGCGATAATTTCCTTTGCGCCTGTCTGCATGATGGTCGCCTGCAAAAGCGCGATATTGGTGCCAACATCAACTTCTTTATGAACGTGCCGGTTACGCCGCAGGGGGGATTAACCTTCGAAGACGGTATTTCCGCGCCGGGGAAATACGTTGAGCTGCGTGCGGAGTGCAACGTTATTGTGCTGATTTCCAACTGCCCGCAGCTCAACAACCCCTGCAACGGCTGGAACCCAACGCCTGCCGAGGTGCTGGTATGGAACTGA
- the uca gene encoding urea carboxylase, translating to MFTKLLIANRGAIACRILRTLRTMNVGGVAVYSEADISSLHIREADEALSLGEGPAANTYLVTDKIIAAAKASGAQAIHPGYGFLSENAAFAEACEAAGIAFVGPTPEQLRLFGLKHTARALAKAHGVPMLEGTELLADVGEALQAADTVGYPVMLKSTAGGGGIGMRVCYSAAELSEAFDAVVRLGKNNFSDAGVFIEKYIERARHLEVQLFGDGKGEVIALGVRDCSVQRRNQKVLEETPAPNLPAGMESALCEAAIKLGKAVNYRSAGTVEFVYDSDAARFYFLEVNTRLQVEHGVTEQVWGVDLVRWMITLAAGEMPSLAALRESLTASGHAIQARVYAEDPGRQFQPSPGLLTEVVFPEDDRATLRIDRWVESGCEVPPFFDPMLAKIIAWQATRDEAIRALHAALGETRLYGVETNRSYLRQILTFTPFASGEPWTRCLEGLTYQASTLEVLSAGTQTTVQDYPGRVGYWAVGVPPSGPMDSRALRLGNRLLGNDKSAAALEITLSGPTLKFNCDAQLAVTGAEIDLTLDGEPLANNAVFTVRAGMTLRMGDIRGDGVRSYLCLRGGFNVPDYLGSKSTFTLGQFGGHAGRALRTGDVLHLTPLTSAGSEAVLPLALCTTFAPVRELRVIYGPHGAPEYFTPGYVATFFATEWEVHFNSSRTGVRLIGPKPEWVRESGGEAGLHPSNIHDNPYAIGAVDFTGDMPVILGPDGPSLGGFVCPVTIIEADLHAVGQLKAGDKVRFVPVDIATARRLARAQEAQINNLHPQDVAWQPSELSSPIVLEQGHADKRLVARLSGDTHLLLEIGEPELDLVLRFRAHALMQALESRALDGVIDLTPGIRSLQVHYQPEALSLASLLDVVAGLWQSVCEREDLDVPSRIVWLPLSWDDPACQKAIDKYMTTVRRDAPWCPSNLEFIRRINDLANIDQVYKTVFDASYLVMGLGDVYLGAPVATPLDPRHRLVTTKYNPARTWTAENSVGIGGAYLCVYGMEGPGGYQFVGRTLQMWNRYHAVEDFGGKPWLLRFFDQIRFYPVSADELLTIRRDFPLGRYPLRIEHTTLKLAEYQQFLTDEATEIAAFRTHQQGAFDAERERWIANGQAHFDSSDVLVDEGDDAPLKPGQEGVESPVSGNLWQVNVEVGKPVREGDVLVVLESMKMEIPLLATQDGVVSQVRVQPGSSVRAGQCVVVLEKTA from the coding sequence ATGTTTACTAAACTCTTGATCGCTAACCGCGGGGCCATTGCCTGCCGCATTCTTCGTACGCTGCGCACCATGAATGTGGGCGGTGTGGCAGTCTATTCTGAAGCCGATATCAGCAGCCTGCATATTCGTGAAGCCGATGAGGCCCTGAGTCTGGGCGAGGGCCCGGCGGCGAATACGTATCTGGTCACCGATAAAATTATCGCGGCGGCGAAAGCCAGCGGCGCACAGGCTATTCATCCGGGCTACGGGTTTCTCTCGGAAAATGCCGCCTTTGCCGAAGCCTGTGAAGCCGCAGGGATCGCCTTTGTCGGCCCTACGCCGGAACAGCTTCGTCTGTTTGGCCTGAAACACACTGCCCGCGCACTGGCGAAAGCGCATGGCGTACCGATGCTGGAAGGCACGGAACTGCTGGCGGATGTTGGCGAAGCGCTTCAGGCCGCTGATACCGTGGGCTACCCGGTGATGCTAAAAAGCACGGCCGGGGGCGGCGGTATCGGGATGCGCGTGTGCTATTCCGCCGCCGAACTCAGCGAGGCATTTGATGCCGTGGTGCGCCTGGGCAAAAACAACTTTAGCGATGCGGGCGTGTTTATTGAGAAGTACATCGAGCGGGCTCGCCATCTCGAAGTGCAGCTGTTTGGTGACGGCAAGGGCGAGGTGATTGCCCTGGGTGTGCGGGACTGTTCGGTACAGCGCCGTAACCAGAAAGTGCTGGAAGAAACCCCCGCGCCCAACCTGCCTGCAGGCATGGAAAGCGCATTGTGCGAGGCGGCCATTAAGCTTGGTAAAGCGGTGAATTACCGCAGCGCGGGCACGGTCGAGTTCGTCTACGACAGCGATGCCGCACGTTTTTATTTCCTCGAAGTGAATACCCGTTTGCAGGTCGAGCACGGCGTAACGGAGCAGGTTTGGGGCGTCGACCTGGTGCGCTGGATGATTACGCTTGCCGCAGGGGAGATGCCATCGCTTGCTGCGCTGCGCGAAAGCCTCACCGCCAGTGGGCACGCCATTCAGGCGCGTGTGTATGCTGAAGATCCCGGTCGTCAGTTTCAGCCTTCGCCCGGCCTGCTGACCGAAGTGGTCTTCCCGGAAGATGACCGCGCCACGTTGCGTATCGACCGTTGGGTGGAATCTGGTTGTGAGGTACCGCCGTTTTTTGACCCGATGCTGGCGAAGATTATTGCGTGGCAAGCGACAAGGGATGAGGCCATTCGCGCGCTGCACGCGGCACTGGGTGAAACGCGGCTCTACGGCGTGGAGACGAACCGCAGTTACCTCCGACAGATTTTAACCTTCACTCCATTTGCCAGCGGCGAACCCTGGACGCGTTGCCTGGAAGGACTGACTTACCAGGCTTCCACCCTGGAGGTGCTTAGCGCCGGGACACAAACCACGGTTCAGGATTATCCGGGACGCGTGGGGTACTGGGCCGTAGGCGTGCCGCCCTCCGGGCCAATGGACAGCCGTGCCTTGCGCCTGGGTAACCGCCTGCTCGGTAACGACAAGAGCGCTGCGGCGCTGGAAATCACCCTCAGCGGCCCCACGCTGAAATTCAACTGCGACGCGCAGCTGGCCGTCACCGGGGCTGAAATAGACCTGACGCTGGACGGCGAACCACTGGCAAACAACGCCGTCTTTACGGTACGCGCCGGGATGACGCTGCGCATGGGGGATATTCGCGGTGATGGCGTGCGCAGTTATCTTTGCCTGCGCGGCGGGTTTAACGTGCCGGATTATCTGGGCAGCAAAAGTACCTTCACCCTGGGCCAGTTTGGCGGGCACGCCGGGCGCGCACTGCGTACCGGGGATGTACTGCACCTTACGCCGCTCACCTCTGCGGGCAGTGAGGCCGTTTTACCCCTGGCGCTGTGCACCACGTTTGCGCCCGTGCGTGAACTGCGGGTGATTTACGGGCCGCACGGCGCACCGGAATATTTTACTCCGGGCTATGTGGCAACCTTTTTCGCGACTGAGTGGGAAGTGCATTTCAACTCCAGCCGCACCGGGGTGCGGCTGATTGGCCCGAAACCAGAGTGGGTGCGTGAAAGCGGTGGCGAAGCGGGGCTGCATCCGTCGAACATTCACGATAACCCGTACGCCATTGGCGCTGTTGATTTTACGGGTGACATGCCGGTGATCCTCGGCCCGGATGGCCCGAGTCTGGGGGGATTTGTGTGCCCGGTCACCATCATCGAAGCCGATTTACACGCTGTCGGACAGCTGAAAGCCGGCGATAAGGTGCGCTTTGTGCCCGTGGATATTGCCACTGCACGGCGGCTGGCGCGGGCGCAGGAGGCACAAATCAACAACCTGCATCCGCAGGATGTGGCGTGGCAACCGTCAGAGCTCTCGTCACCCATAGTTCTTGAGCAGGGTCATGCGGACAAACGTCTGGTGGCGCGGCTGTCCGGCGATACGCACCTGCTGCTGGAGATTGGCGAGCCGGAGCTGGATCTGGTGCTGCGTTTTCGCGCCCATGCGCTGATGCAGGCTCTGGAAAGTCGCGCGCTTGACGGGGTTATCGATCTGACGCCAGGTATTCGCTCGTTGCAGGTTCACTATCAGCCGGAAGCGCTGAGCCTGGCGAGCCTGCTGGATGTGGTTGCCGGTTTGTGGCAAAGCGTCTGCGAGCGCGAGGATCTGGATGTGCCTTCGCGTATCGTCTGGCTGCCGCTGTCATGGGACGATCCTGCCTGCCAGAAGGCTATCGACAAATATATGACCACCGTGCGTCGTGATGCGCCATGGTGCCCGAGCAACCTGGAGTTTATTCGCCGTATCAACGATCTGGCGAATATCGACCAGGTCTACAAAACGGTGTTTGACGCCAGCTATCTGGTGATGGGGCTAGGGGATGTTTACCTCGGTGCGCCGGTGGCCACGCCGCTCGACCCGCGTCATCGTCTGGTGACCACCAAGTACAACCCGGCGCGTACCTGGACGGCGGAAAACTCGGTGGGTATCGGTGGGGCATATCTGTGTGTTTACGGGATGGAAGGACCTGGCGGGTATCAGTTTGTCGGGCGCACGTTGCAGATGTGGAATCGCTATCACGCGGTTGAGGACTTCGGCGGTAAGCCCTGGCTGCTGCGCTTCTTCGACCAGATCCGTTTCTATCCTGTCTCTGCCGACGAGCTGCTGACCATCCGGCGTGATTTCCCGCTGGGACGCTATCCGCTGCGCATCGAGCACACCACACTGAAGCTGGCGGAATATCAGCAGTTCCTTACCGATGAAGCCACGGAAATTGCCGCGTTTCGCACGCATCAGCAGGGGGCGTTTGACGCAGAGCGCGAACGCTGGATTGCCAACGGTCAGGCCCATTTCGACAGCAGTGATGTGCTGGTGGATGAAGGGGACGATGCACCGCTCAAACCCGGCCAGGAAGGGGTTGAAAGCCCGGTGTCTGGCAATCTGTGGCAAGTGAATGTTGAAGTCGGCAAGCCGGTACGGGAAGGTGATGTGCTGGTGGTGTTGGAATCCATGAAGATGGAGATCCCGCTGCTTGCCACACAGGACGGTGTGGTAAGCCAGGTGCGCGTGCAGCCGGGGTCATCGGTTCGCGCAGGGCAGTGTGTGGTCGTTCTGGAGAAAACAGCATGA
- a CDS encoding pyridoxamine 5'-phosphate oxidase family protein gives MQQRRSTFHDGERAVQARAGVSGEWLNRSESFVRSEMPQQHRSFFENLQMLILGLLDSDGRPWCVPALGPRGFLVSPTPDTLEIHRDPVLLSELGLVRSVGASVGILGIDLTSRRRNRLNGRIQHASPGEMTIVVDQSYGNCPQYIQTRHLPSGQDKLAVVARRRGSITDPEVRRIIEAADTFFIASRAAGSLDGGSAGVDASHRGGNPGFLGINGNGTLSFPDFSGNRFFNTLGNIESDGRVGLFVPDFETGEAIVLTGRGSIDWDPERIKTFEGAERVVDVVPEEIWYADAVLPVIGTKSE, from the coding sequence ATGCAGCAGAGACGGAGTACCTTTCATGACGGTGAGCGTGCAGTGCAGGCGCGTGCCGGAGTTTCAGGCGAGTGGCTTAATCGGTCGGAAAGCTTTGTGCGCTCCGAGATGCCTCAGCAGCATCGTAGCTTCTTTGAGAATCTTCAGATGCTGATTCTGGGGCTACTCGATTCTGATGGCCGGCCATGGTGCGTTCCAGCTCTCGGGCCACGAGGATTCCTGGTTTCCCCCACTCCGGATACACTCGAAATTCATCGGGACCCGGTGCTCTTGAGTGAACTTGGCCTGGTTCGGTCAGTCGGCGCCAGTGTTGGCATACTCGGGATTGATCTGACCAGCAGACGTCGCAATCGGCTGAATGGCCGGATACAACATGCCTCACCTGGTGAAATGACCATTGTGGTTGATCAGAGCTACGGAAACTGTCCGCAATACATTCAGACCCGACATCTGCCCTCAGGCCAGGACAAGCTGGCTGTTGTGGCCCGCCGACGCGGCAGCATAACCGATCCGGAAGTTCGGCGAATTATTGAGGCCGCAGACACTTTTTTCATCGCCTCGCGTGCGGCTGGTTCTCTGGATGGTGGAAGTGCCGGAGTCGATGCTTCGCACCGAGGGGGGAACCCTGGATTTCTTGGTATCAACGGAAATGGCACGCTCTCCTTTCCCGATTTCTCTGGCAATCGCTTTTTCAACACACTGGGCAACATTGAGAGTGATGGCCGGGTCGGCCTGTTTGTTCCGGATTTTGAAACGGGTGAAGCAATTGTGCTTACGGGGCGCGGTTCCATCGACTGGGACCCCGAACGCATCAAGACGTTCGAAGGTGCGGAACGTGTTGTAGACGTGGTGCCGGAAGAAATCTGGTATGCAGATGCTGTGCTGCCGGTTATTGGTACGAAATCCGAGTAA
- a CDS encoding VOC family protein, with translation MSVTHGVQHIGLAVSNLEASAAFFTGLLGWQEVKRREDYPAIFVKDGAITLTLWKTQTEEPVQFNRKNNVGLHHLALRVETKEGLYQILEVLKANQVEIEFEPTLIREGPSMHMMCYEPSGIRIEFYYPG, from the coding sequence ATGTCAGTGACTCATGGTGTACAACATATTGGCTTAGCCGTATCAAATCTTGAAGCTAGCGCCGCGTTCTTCACTGGTTTACTGGGCTGGCAGGAAGTTAAACGACGCGAAGACTATCCGGCCATCTTTGTGAAAGACGGCGCAATAACGCTCACGCTCTGGAAAACGCAAACAGAAGAGCCTGTTCAGTTCAATCGTAAAAATAATGTCGGGCTCCATCACCTGGCTTTGCGGGTGGAAACCAAAGAGGGTCTGTATCAGATCCTTGAAGTGTTGAAGGCAAATCAGGTCGAAATTGAATTCGAGCCCACCTTGATCCGCGAGGGGCCGTCTATGCACATGATGTGCTATGAGCCGAGTGGAATACGAATTGAATTTTATTACCCTGGTTGA
- a CDS encoding ABC transporter permease encodes MRQINRHPTSGMRLMLVMLPFVLLLAAYFFGSAVRLEANPQDKLLPGLQQMLDALSRMAFSPDKRSGEYLFWVDTLVSLARLLTGLAIASLIGLCIGVAAGVFPLWRASLSPLMTVLSMIPPLAILPVLFIVFGLDELSKVMLIVIGITPMLARDLEHRACEIPPEILIKAQTLGANSWTLVLRVVLPQLLSRLLTSLRLLLGSAWLFLISAEAISSTAGLGYRIFLVRRYMAMDVIIPYVLWITLLAWLMDLALRKLHKTCFPWAEGGKA; translated from the coding sequence ATGCGACAAATTAACCGCCATCCCACCTCTGGCATGAGGCTGATGCTTGTGATGTTGCCTTTTGTCCTGCTGCTGGCCGCCTACTTTTTTGGCTCCGCAGTGCGGCTGGAAGCCAACCCGCAGGACAAACTTTTGCCCGGCCTGCAACAGATGCTGGATGCACTTTCACGGATGGCGTTTAGCCCGGATAAACGCAGCGGTGAGTACCTGTTCTGGGTGGACACCCTGGTGAGCCTTGCCCGTCTGCTTACCGGGCTGGCGATTGCGTCGCTGATTGGCCTGTGCATTGGCGTCGCCGCCGGTGTATTCCCGCTGTGGCGGGCCTCGCTGTCACCGCTGATGACGGTGTTGTCGATGATCCCACCGCTGGCGATTTTACCGGTGCTGTTTATCGTGTTCGGGCTGGACGAGCTATCAAAAGTGATGCTGATTGTCATCGGCATCACCCCGATGCTGGCCCGTGACCTTGAACATCGTGCCTGTGAAATCCCGCCGGAGATCCTGATCAAGGCCCAGACTCTGGGAGCAAACAGCTGGACGCTGGTGCTGCGGGTGGTGCTGCCGCAGCTGCTGTCCCGCCTCTTAACCTCGCTGCGTTTGCTGCTGGGCTCGGCGTGGCTGTTCCTGATTTCAGCAGAGGCTATCTCGTCAACCGCCGGGCTTGGCTACCGTATTTTCCTCGTGCGCCGCTATATGGCCATGGACGTCATCATCCCCTATGTCTTGTGGATCACGCTGCTGGCATGGCTGATGGATCTGGCGCTGCGCAAGCTTCACAAGACCTGTTTCCCGTGGGCGGAAGGAGGAAAAGCATGA
- a CDS encoding GNAT family N-acetyltransferase has product MTIYTRTAQPSDVDSIFDVRTSVTENHLSREEMQLMGITESAVANMIEQSQCAWVATVNGNIIGFSMILPDEGCLFAAFVLPEYEGRGIGRSLVKLAEHELFKHHETAWLETDKNSRAAQFYMQLGWGKKKNINGTDIRLEKSRGV; this is encoded by the coding sequence ATGACTATCTATACAAGAACAGCTCAACCTTCTGATGTTGATAGTATTTTCGACGTCAGAACCTCGGTTACCGAGAATCATCTGAGCCGTGAAGAAATGCAACTTATGGGGATTACCGAAAGTGCCGTTGCCAATATGATTGAGCAGAGCCAATGTGCATGGGTTGCAACCGTAAACGGCAACATCATTGGTTTCTCGATGATTTTGCCGGATGAGGGCTGTCTTTTTGCAGCGTTTGTTTTGCCAGAATACGAGGGCAGGGGTATTGGCCGTAGCCTTGTTAAGCTAGCCGAGCATGAATTATTCAAACACCATGAAACGGCCTGGCTGGAAACGGATAAAAATAGTCGTGCGGCGCAATTCTATATGCAACTCGGCTGGGGTAAAAAAAAGAACATCAATGGCACGGATATCAGATTAGAGAAATCCCGCGGTGTTTAA
- a CDS encoding ABC transporter ATP-binding protein, which yields MSFITINNIWQEYGEHVVLENLNLTVKEGEFCSMVGASGCGKSTFLRLLLGQESPSRGSITLDGNVLAAEPDSSRGVVFQRYSVFPHLSVLDNVAIGLELPQSPLFGRLFGAKKRAARERAAQMLEKVGLGHALHKYPAQLSGGMQQRLAIAQAFIMQPRVLLLDEPFGALDPGIRKDMHALLLQLWGETRMTVFMVTHDLSEGFNLGTRLLVFDKVRIDPQAPNAYGARITYDIPLNETRLSALSGTAQDNVYALRG from the coding sequence ATGAGTTTTATCACCATCAACAATATCTGGCAGGAATACGGCGAACACGTGGTGCTGGAGAACCTGAATTTAACGGTGAAAGAGGGCGAGTTCTGCTCGATGGTCGGGGCGTCTGGCTGCGGGAAATCGACATTCTTACGCCTGTTGCTTGGGCAAGAATCTCCAAGCCGGGGCTCCATCACTCTGGATGGCAACGTGCTGGCCGCTGAACCCGACAGCAGCCGTGGCGTGGTGTTTCAGCGTTACTCCGTTTTCCCGCACCTCAGCGTGCTGGATAACGTTGCCATCGGTCTTGAGTTGCCGCAATCACCGCTGTTCGGGCGGCTGTTCGGCGCGAAAAAACGCGCAGCGCGGGAACGGGCCGCGCAGATGCTGGAAAAAGTCGGCCTTGGTCACGCGTTGCACAAATACCCCGCGCAACTTTCCGGCGGGATGCAGCAGCGTCTGGCTATTGCCCAGGCGTTCATTATGCAGCCGCGCGTGTTGTTGCTTGATGAACCTTTCGGTGCGCTCGACCCGGGAATTCGTAAAGACATGCACGCCTTGCTGCTGCAACTGTGGGGTGAAACCCGCATGACGGTCTTTATGGTCACGCACGATCTTTCTGAAGGCTTCAATCTTGGCACCCGTTTGCTGGTGTTCGACAAAGTGCGCATTGATCCGCAGGCGCCTAATGCCTATGGCGCGCGCATTACTTACGACATACCGCTCAACGAGACGCGCCTTTCAGCGCTGAGCGGTACCGCACAAGATAACGTTTACGCATTAAGGGGTTAA
- a CDS encoding putative urea ABC transporter substrate-binding protein, translated as MKKTPLLRSLVLSLAMLVSLPTFAAVKKEFNVCWTIYAGWMPWGTISSSKIIDKWASKYGIKINVVQLNDYIESINQYTAGQFDGCTMTNMDALTIPAAGGVDTTALILGSYSEGNDGVVMKGEGKTLKDLKGMKVYLPELSVSHYLLVRGLEKAGLAEKDVTVVNTSDADIVSAFGTASVQAAVAWNPQLSVIKGTPKTTEVFSSSQVPGELIDMMVVNTETLKDNPALGKALTGAWYEMMGLMKAQDANALNAMAAASGTDLAGYQAQLKTTHLFYTPQDNIAFVTSQDLAKTMQRVASFSFEKGLLGDGAQSADFIGMSFPGNVTQGDANNVKLRFDDSFVKMAAAGKL; from the coding sequence ATGAAGAAAACGCCATTACTCCGCTCTCTTGTACTGTCGCTGGCGATGCTGGTCAGTCTCCCCACGTTTGCTGCTGTTAAAAAAGAATTCAACGTTTGCTGGACCATCTACGCCGGGTGGATGCCCTGGGGCACCATCAGCAGTAGCAAAATCATCGATAAATGGGCCAGTAAATACGGCATCAAAATCAATGTCGTTCAGCTCAACGACTACATCGAATCTATCAACCAGTACACCGCAGGCCAGTTTGATGGCTGCACAATGACCAACATGGACGCGCTGACCATTCCGGCGGCGGGCGGGGTTGATACCACTGCGCTTATCCTCGGCAGCTACTCGGAAGGCAATGACGGCGTAGTCATGAAAGGTGAGGGCAAAACCCTCAAGGACCTGAAAGGGATGAAGGTCTACCTGCCGGAATTGTCCGTTTCCCACTACCTGCTGGTGCGCGGCCTGGAAAAAGCCGGGCTGGCCGAGAAAGATGTCACCGTGGTGAACACCTCTGATGCGGATATCGTCTCGGCATTTGGCACAGCAAGCGTGCAGGCAGCCGTAGCCTGGAACCCGCAGCTTTCCGTTATCAAAGGCACTCCGAAAACCACCGAAGTCTTTAGCTCCTCTCAGGTACCAGGCGAGCTCATCGACATGATGGTTGTTAACACTGAAACCCTGAAAGACAACCCGGCGCTGGGTAAAGCGCTGACCGGCGCATGGTACGAAATGATGGGGCTGATGAAAGCGCAGGACGCAAACGCCCTGAATGCGATGGCCGCCGCCTCGGGAACCGATCTGGCGGGTTATCAGGCGCAGCTGAAAACGACGCACCTGTTCTACACCCCGCAGGACAACATCGCCTTTGTCACCTCGCAAGACCTGGCGAAAACCATGCAGCGCGTGGCGTCATTCTCCTTCGAGAAAGGGCTGCTGGGCGATGGGGCGCAGAGTGCTGATTTTATCGGCATGAGCTTCCCTGGCAATGTCACCCAGGGTGATGCGAATAACGTGAAACTGCGCTTTGACGACAGCTTCGTGAAAATGGCCGCTGCCGGCAAGCTGTGA
- a CDS encoding alpha/beta fold hydrolase yields MTSSFSGLSTADNTPVQVHYRYKQAGDVNVFYREAGDPASPVLLMLHGFAGSSFMFRDLIAQLADRYRLIAPDLPAFGFTEAPERGDYAYTFDQLAETIDVFTEALGLDSYALMVHDYGAPVGWRLALAHPQRVTAIISQNGNAYEEGLGEAWAPIQKYWADPTPENRSALSDFPTPASIKWQYLEGVTDPSLVSPDGYSLEGMQVVRPGNAEIQLDLLLNYASNVKMYPLFQQYFREYQPPLLAVWGKHDPFFMAAGAEAWKRDIPNAEINFYDTGHFALETHAKEIGDDVREFLDRNVHQAG; encoded by the coding sequence ATGACATCTTCATTCTCGGGGTTATCAACTGCAGATAACACGCCAGTACAGGTTCATTACCGCTATAAACAGGCGGGCGATGTTAACGTTTTTTACCGTGAAGCAGGCGATCCGGCATCGCCAGTCCTGCTGATGCTGCACGGTTTCGCGGGCTCATCATTTATGTTCCGTGACCTTATTGCCCAACTGGCTGATCGTTATCGTCTGATAGCGCCGGATTTGCCAGCCTTTGGGTTTACCGAGGCACCAGAGCGGGGTGACTACGCTTATACCTTTGACCAGTTGGCTGAGACCATCGACGTATTCACTGAAGCGTTGGGCCTCGACTCATATGCCCTGATGGTTCACGACTACGGTGCTCCCGTCGGATGGCGTCTTGCGCTGGCGCATCCTCAGCGGGTTACCGCCATCATTTCCCAGAATGGAAATGCTTACGAAGAGGGGCTGGGAGAGGCCTGGGCACCTATTCAGAAATACTGGGCCGACCCGACCCCCGAAAACCGGAGCGCACTGAGCGATTTTCCAACTCCTGCGTCAATCAAATGGCAGTATCTGGAAGGTGTCACCGATCCGAGTCTGGTTTCCCCGGACGGCTATTCACTTGAAGGGATGCAGGTAGTGCGGCCGGGCAATGCGGAGATCCAGCTGGACCTGCTGCTGAACTACGCTTCAAACGTGAAGATGTACCCTCTGTTTCAGCAGTATTTCAGGGAATATCAGCCACCGCTGCTGGCGGTCTGGGGAAAACACGACCCGTTTTTCATGGCCGCTGGTGCCGAAGCCTGGAAGCGCGATATCCCGAATGCCGAGATAAACTTCTATGACACCGGCCACTTCGCGCTTGAAACGCATGCGAAAGAGATAGGCGATGACGTTCGGGAATTTCTTGATCGTAATGTCCATCAGGCGGGTTGA
- a CDS encoding urea amidolyase associated protein UAAP1, with translation MNTTTLREEILPGGGHLSFILKRGQILRMTDTDGGANVSLMMLNAHQKSERLNLPDTLKGQHTARLTAGHCFYSDMGRVLAGITADTCGWHDPFGGVLNAVEVAEKYGQGRYQELRNGYFRNGADNLLVEMGKWDLNLEDLLMVVNFFSKVSVDNNGQFSFHSGHSQPGSYVELFAPMDVLVVMTALQHPMDPSTEYAPRPVALSWRQAQDEEAAINALLTRPENGRAFTNTQLFAL, from the coding sequence GTGAATACAACAACATTACGCGAAGAGATCCTCCCCGGCGGCGGCCATCTCTCTTTTATCCTCAAGCGCGGGCAGATCCTGCGCATGACAGACACCGACGGTGGCGCAAACGTCAGCCTGATGATGCTCAACGCCCACCAGAAAAGTGAACGTCTGAACCTGCCGGATACCCTGAAAGGCCAGCACACCGCACGCCTGACGGCGGGGCACTGCTTTTATTCCGATATGGGCCGCGTGCTGGCGGGGATCACCGCCGATACCTGCGGCTGGCATGATCCGTTTGGCGGCGTGCTCAACGCGGTCGAAGTAGCCGAAAAATACGGCCAGGGACGTTACCAGGAATTACGTAACGGCTACTTCCGTAACGGCGCGGATAACCTGCTGGTGGAGATGGGCAAGTGGGATCTCAACCTGGAAGACCTGCTGATGGTGGTGAACTTCTTCAGCAAAGTGTCGGTGGATAACAACGGCCAGTTCAGCTTCCACAGCGGTCATTCTCAGCCCGGCAGTTATGTCGAACTGTTTGCGCCGATGGACGTGCTGGTGGTGATGACGGCGTTGCAGCATCCGATGGACCCTTCCACCGAGTATGCGCCGCGCCCGGTAGCGCTAAGCTGGCGACAGGCGCAGGACGAAGAGGCGGCCATTAACGCGCTGCTCACGCGCCCGGAAAATGGCCGCGCCTTCACCAACACTCAACTTTTTGCCCTGTAA